The following are from one region of the Capsicum annuum cultivar UCD-10X-F1 chromosome 1, UCD10Xv1.1, whole genome shotgun sequence genome:
- the LOC107868740 gene encoding pentatricopeptide repeat-containing protein At3g29230-like: protein MTVRFKNSKQTLSLSSEYVNKFIKTQINLSKLTPKLWSNNRDHDHVESFDSYSNGVVHILTSGHPILRMLDSCTAKLRQFNQVHGQLVVRGIFQHPLAAGRVMMKLCSSRSTLHHAVKIFENLETPDAFICNTIMKSYVNFDDQEKCLGFYADQMVKNGIFQNHYTFPILVKACADLGRVKEGEMIHGHIVKCGFELDLYIRNVLIHMYSVCYRIGDARKVFDLSSDSDLVTWNTMIDGYVKNGEVNYARCVFDVMPERDIFSWNSMLSGYVGIGDMEAANLLFREMPSRDIVSWNCLLDGYARTGNVVAARALFEQMDYRNVVSWTTLMALYVRLKDYTGCLALFDIMMQDRDIQPNEAILMSVLTACGHLGRLDRGKWIHSYIRYNGSIKPDVLLSTSLLTMYAKCCEMDLAKEVFAEMPEKSVVSWNSMIMGFGTQGHAEEALETFLEMEKSGVMPNGATFICVLSACTHSGMVLEGWWYFNVMTRIYRIEPKVEHYGCMIDLLGRAGLMRDSEDLIKNMPMDSGPALWGALLSACKTHSNLELGEIIAKRLIERDPEDIGSYVLLSNIYATQERWDDVEKVRKMMVVNGIRKEAGSSLVQFANSDMWCFPENVSVHKRIMMYSMLSEMGAQIKCQNER, encoded by the coding sequence ATGACCGTTAGATTCAAAAATTCGAAACAAACCCTCTCCCTTTCTTCCGAATACGTTAACAAATTCATCAAAACTCAAATAAACCTTTCGAAACTCACTCCAAAACTGTGGTCTAATAATCGTGATCATGATCATGTTGAATCTTTCGACTCATACAGCAATGGGGTTGTACATATTTTGACTTCAGGCCACCCAATTTTACGAATGCTAGATTCTTGCACAGCGAAATTGAGACAGTTTAATCAAGTACATGGACAACTCGTTGTTAGGGGTATTTTTCAACACCCTTTAGCTGCTGGTAGAGTTATGATGAAACTTTGCTCTTCAAGATCCACTTTGCATCATGCTGTAAAGATTTTTGAGAATCTTGAAACCCCAGATGCGTTTATTTGTAATACGATTATGAAAAGTTATGTGAATTTTGATGATCAAGAAAAGTGTTTGGGGTTTTATGCTGATCAGATggttaaaaatgggatttttcagAATCATTATACATTTCCGATATTGGTTAAGGCTTGTGCTGATTTGGGGAGGGTAAAAGAAGGGGAAATGATTCATGGTCATATAGTGAAATGTGGGTTTGAGTTGGATTTGTATAttaggaatgttttgattcatatGTATTCAGTTTGTTATCGGATTGGTGATGCACGGAAGGTGTTTGATTTAAGTTCTGACTCGGATTTGGTGACGTGGAATACTATGATTGACGGGTATGTGAAGAATGGTGAAGTGAATTATGCGCGTTGTGTTTTTGATGTAATGCCTGAAAGGGATATTTTTAGTTGGAATTCTATGTTATCGGGATATGTGGGGATTGGAGATATGGAAGCTGCAAATTTACTGTTTAGGGAGATGCCTTCGAGGGATATTGTTTCTTGGAATTGTTTGCTTGATGGATATGCAAGGACTGGAAATGTAGTAGCTGCTCGTGCTCTGTTTGAGCAGATGGATTATCGGAATGTAGTTTCTTGGACTACTTTAATGGCTCTTTATGTGCGGTTGAAGGACTATACGGGGTGTTTGGCATTGTTTGATATTATGATGCAAGACAGAGATATTCAGCCAAATGAGGCAATCCTTATGAGTGTTTTGACTGCTTGTGGACATTTAGGGAGACTTGATCGAGGAAAGTGGATACATTCATATATAAGATACAATGGAAGCATTAAGCCTGACGTGTTGCTCTCGACTTCCCTATTGACAATGTATGCTAAGTGCTGTGAGATGGATTTGGCGAAGGAGGTATTTGCTGAGATGCCAGAGAAAAGTGTTGTATCATGGAACTCTATGATCATGGGTTTCGGAACCCAAGGGCACGCTGAGGAAGCACTTGAAACATTCTTGGAGATGGAAAAAAGTGGAGTGATGCCTAATGGTGCTACATTCATTTGTGTTCTAAGTGCATGTACTCATTCAGGGATGGTATTAGAGGGCTGGTGGTATTTTAATGTGATGACTAGAATTTATAGAATAGAGCCGAAAGTTGAGCACTACGGCTGCATGATTGATCTTCTTGGGCGGGCTGGTTTGATGAGAGACTCTGAAGACCTCATCAAGAATATGCCCATGGACTCTGGACCTGCCTTATGGGGAGCTTTGCTTTCAGCTTGCAAGACCCACTCAAATCTGGAACTTGGTGAGATCATCGCCAAGAGATTAATTGAGAGGGACCCAGAGGATATTGGATCCTATGTGCTTCTATCCAACATATATGCTACACAAGAGAGGTGGGATGACGTGGAGAAGGTGAGAAAAATGATGGTTGTAAACGGTATTAGAAAGGAAGCAGGATCTAGCCTAGTCCAATTTGCAAACTCGGACATGTGGTGTTTTCCAGAAAATGTTTCAGTACATAAGAGAATTATGATGTATTCCATGTTGAGTGAGATGGGAGCTCAGATCAAATGCCAGAATGAAAGATGA